In Aliiglaciecola sp. LCG003, a genomic segment contains:
- a CDS encoding M20/M25/M40 family metallo-hydrolase, which translates to MTSTTQRASSIISLILTLIIIATLLLSWQSQIPSQDASFNIGGSQFSSDNAQRHIQTTAQHPHYSGSAQHEQVRQYIVEQLTKLGLDVQIQSALSINSNYPVAAQVLNIVARIPAQPNSNSEHALALISHYDSSLASSLGASDAGSGVAVILEGVRTFLASKLDQQNDIYIVITDAEEIGLLGAEAFVKSHPWAKNITLALNFEARGSGGPSYTLLETNGGNRQLIQAYAAAGITHPNANSLMYSIYKMLPNDTDLTVLREQGNIKGFNFAFIDDHFDYHTAQDSAARLDKNTLNHQIDYITALLPYFANADLSQLDSDDDNVYFNFGSLALYDYPFSWVLPMALLVTLVFVMMCINGIKMGKLTVNRILTGYLPLFLSIGVATLIGLFGWQGLLLLYPQFQDITQGFPYTGHYIIACGILLTITATALIYSWLINRFDGITSAQWYVSIISVWIVINLLLSIFLTGAGFFIIMAIAPLAIFSSLLRDNESANRNAIMITLFSLPGLVIITPQIPVFVIGLGLSNLAIATIISVLVFVTLIPLFFVLKGIRSIQLFMLAGAIISFVGISLHADYSAERKKPSSVNYLYDADKQQAYLFSYNRQLDSFTEQFFNEQNRVNLLNKDVFPISRRRQAYFTTEVAALPLQGSGYMVKRTSLENGIKRLSITIEPNRQLHNIKLMADSPIKLRNMSINEQDYVATNPIARKFVFQLNSIHKQSISVTFDYTDAMGANQSAAQPIFNLIETSYDLPQQWPGFKPREEHLMPSTSGTSDATIISQKIAFD; encoded by the coding sequence GTGACCTCAACCACCCAACGTGCTTCGAGCATCATTAGTCTCATCCTTACCCTGATTATTATTGCCACTTTACTCTTATCATGGCAAAGTCAAATTCCTAGTCAGGATGCCAGCTTTAATATCGGTGGTAGTCAATTTTCCAGCGACAATGCCCAGCGTCACATCCAGACGACTGCTCAACATCCCCATTACAGTGGCTCGGCACAACATGAACAAGTACGTCAATATATAGTCGAACAGTTGACCAAGTTAGGACTAGACGTACAGATTCAATCCGCCTTATCCATCAACTCAAATTACCCCGTCGCAGCACAAGTATTGAATATTGTCGCTCGGATACCTGCTCAGCCGAACAGCAATTCTGAACACGCCCTAGCCCTAATCTCACACTATGATTCATCGCTAGCATCCTCTTTAGGTGCAAGTGATGCTGGTAGCGGTGTAGCAGTGATACTCGAAGGTGTAAGGACGTTTTTGGCTAGCAAGTTAGATCAGCAAAATGATATTTATATTGTCATTACCGATGCCGAGGAGATTGGACTGCTGGGTGCAGAAGCTTTTGTGAAATCCCATCCTTGGGCAAAAAACATTACTTTGGCACTCAACTTTGAAGCCCGTGGCAGCGGTGGGCCTAGCTACACATTGTTAGAAACGAACGGTGGCAACCGACAGTTAATTCAAGCCTACGCTGCGGCTGGTATCACTCACCCTAATGCCAATTCCTTGATGTACAGTATCTATAAGATGCTACCCAATGACACCGATTTAACTGTATTAAGAGAGCAAGGTAATATTAAAGGCTTTAATTTCGCCTTTATCGATGACCACTTTGACTATCATACGGCACAAGACAGTGCAGCACGGTTAGATAAAAACACCCTAAATCATCAGATAGACTATATCACCGCGCTACTCCCCTACTTTGCCAACGCTGATTTGAGTCAATTGGACAGCGATGATGACAATGTATATTTTAATTTCGGTAGTTTAGCGCTTTACGACTATCCGTTCTCATGGGTATTACCTATGGCACTGCTTGTCACATTGGTTTTTGTGATGATGTGCATCAATGGCATTAAAATGGGTAAGTTGACGGTTAATAGGATATTGACCGGCTATTTACCATTGTTTTTGAGTATCGGAGTGGCCACATTAATTGGTTTATTTGGCTGGCAAGGGCTTTTACTTCTCTATCCACAATTTCAAGATATCACCCAAGGATTCCCTTATACCGGACATTATATAATCGCCTGCGGAATATTGCTGACGATAACGGCCACGGCATTGATATACAGCTGGCTGATCAACAGATTTGATGGGATAACCAGCGCTCAATGGTACGTATCCATCATTAGTGTTTGGATAGTGATAAATCTATTGCTCAGCATATTTTTAACCGGTGCGGGTTTTTTTATCATTATGGCTATCGCACCTTTAGCGATATTTAGTAGCCTACTGCGAGACAATGAGAGTGCCAATCGCAACGCTATTATGATCACCTTATTTAGTCTACCTGGCTTAGTCATTATTACCCCACAAATACCCGTTTTTGTAATAGGTTTAGGTTTGTCTAACTTGGCAATTGCCACCATCATCAGCGTATTAGTGTTTGTGACCTTAATACCGTTATTTTTTGTGTTAAAAGGGATCCGCAGTATTCAACTGTTTATGTTAGCCGGTGCCATCATTAGCTTCGTGGGAATTAGCCTGCACGCAGATTATAGTGCAGAGCGTAAGAAGCCCAGTAGCGTAAATTATCTGTATGATGCTGATAAGCAGCAAGCCTATCTGTTTTCCTACAATAGGCAATTGGACAGCTTCACTGAACAATTTTTTAATGAACAAAACAGGGTTAACCTGCTTAATAAGGATGTGTTTCCGATTAGTCGTCGACGCCAAGCATATTTTACCACCGAAGTGGCCGCATTGCCGTTGCAAGGGTCTGGTTACATGGTCAAACGCACAAGCTTAGAAAATGGGATAAAAAGGCTCAGCATCACCATCGAGCCAAACAGACAACTGCATAACATTAAACTGATGGCCGATAGTCCGATTAAATTACGCAATATGAGCATAAATGAGCAAGACTATGTTGCCACTAATCCTATCGCCCGAAAATTTGTTTTCCAGCTGAATAGCATTCATAAACAGTCGATTAGCGTAACCTTTGATTACACTGATGCAATGGGTGCAAACCAATCGGCAGCACAGCCGATTTTTAACCTGATTGAGACAAGTTATGACTTGCCGCAACAATGGCCCGGATTCAAGCCACGAGAGGAACATTTAATGCCCTCGACATCTGGTACCAGTGACGCAACTATCATCAGTCAAAAAATAGCCTTTGATTAA
- a CDS encoding DUF3820 family protein codes for MDSQQLKLAINQVMPFGKYAGRKLLHLPEPYLVWFHQQGFPAGKLGEQLALIYEVKVNGLEGMLESLIERS; via the coding sequence ATGGATTCCCAACAACTGAAACTCGCTATAAATCAAGTTATGCCATTTGGAAAATACGCTGGCCGAAAATTGCTGCACCTGCCGGAGCCCTATCTTGTATGGTTTCACCAGCAAGGATTCCCAGCGGGTAAGTTGGGCGAACAACTGGCGCTAATCTACGAAGTCAAAGTCAATGGATTGGAAGGCATGCTTGAATCATTGATAGAGCGCAGCTGA
- a CDS encoding transposase: MPQARKNQISLIDTPYYHCVSRCVRRSFLCGEDKYTGQSYEHRRDWVESRLLFLGSVFAIDIAAYAVMSNHTHVVLCVDKDLAGSWPDKEVLSRWHRLHKGTLLTQKYLRGDALSTCEQLTVDETVEVVRHRLYDISWFMRELNEHIAREANAEDGCTGRFWEGRFKSQALLDESAVLACMAYVDLNPIRSKMESTPETSKHTSVFQRIHALKEGKQPASLMCFVGNYRQNMPKGIAFSLIDYCVLVDSTGRSLRDDKAGYIDHSQSDILQRLNINTEQWLALTTEFEKHFATAVGSEHMLQQFKRHTKHQRIRGMGKAKILFKHA; this comes from the coding sequence ATGCCTCAAGCTCGAAAAAATCAAATCAGCTTAATCGATACCCCTTATTATCATTGTGTTTCCCGCTGTGTACGGCGTTCTTTTTTGTGTGGCGAAGATAAATACACGGGACAAAGTTACGAGCATCGCCGGGACTGGGTAGAATCTCGTTTGTTATTTTTAGGTTCGGTATTTGCCATTGATATCGCGGCCTATGCGGTGATGAGTAATCATACCCATGTGGTGCTGTGTGTGGATAAAGACCTTGCGGGCAGTTGGCCTGACAAAGAGGTCCTTAGCCGTTGGCATCGATTACACAAGGGCACGTTACTCACACAAAAGTATTTACGGGGTGATGCGCTTAGTACTTGCGAGCAACTGACAGTGGATGAAACCGTTGAGGTTGTCCGTCATCGCTTATACGACATCAGTTGGTTTATGCGTGAATTAAATGAACACATTGCTCGTGAAGCCAATGCAGAAGATGGCTGCACGGGCAGGTTTTGGGAAGGAAGATTCAAAAGCCAGGCCTTGCTAGATGAAAGCGCGGTGCTAGCCTGTATGGCCTATGTGGATTTAAACCCAATTCGCTCCAAAATGGAAAGTACGCCAGAAACCTCCAAGCATACTAGTGTGTTTCAACGTATTCACGCCCTCAAAGAAGGCAAACAACCTGCTTCTCTGATGTGTTTTGTAGGTAATTATCGACAAAACATGCCCAAAGGTATCGCCTTCAGCTTGATTGATTATTGTGTACTAGTTGATAGCACTGGCAGAAGTCTTCGAGACGACAAAGCCGGATATATTGACCATAGCCAGAGCGATATTCTTCAACGACTAAACATCAATACAGAGCAATGGCTGGCACTCACCACTGAATTCGAAAAGCACTTTGCCACCGCGGTGGGCAGTGAGCATATGCTTCAGCAGTTCAAGCGTCACACAAAACATCAACGCATAAGAGGCATGGGTAAGGCAAAAATATTGTTCAAACACGCATAA
- a CDS encoding ABC transporter ATP-binding protein/permease, whose protein sequence is MRSSRIPVDPNRPLNWSVFRQLLPFLMEFKQRVFFALLCLVAAKVASVWLPFVLKHTVDTLNISSPGSQLLVVPIALIIAYGVLRLINVLMGEIRDTLFGRVTERAMRRVGLRVFEHLHQLDLNFHLNRQTGGLSRDIERGTSGISFLMRFMVFNIGPTLIEIVMVVGLLFYNYGLSFALIILTAVIVYITFSVKATDWRTKYVREVNLADSSTNSRAIDSLLNYETVKYFNNEKYEASRYDTDLAGWESARRKNRLSLFALNGGQAFIIAAAMTSMMAMAAFGVVEGKMTIGDFVLINAFTMQIFMPLNFLGFVYREIRGSLANIENLFTLLDQQPQISDVKDAKPLIVSSGKIIFSQVAFHYRPDRPILKNISFEIAPGEKVAVVGESGAGKSTLMKLLFRFYDVSAGKICIDGQDISQVPQQSLREAIGIVPQDTVLFNDSIFENVRYGRPDASDDDVQKAIDLAHLRGFVNSLPDGDKTQVGERGLKLSGGEKQRVAIARTILKRPPILIFDEATSSLDSQSEKSILDAIKEISQGHTSLVIAHRLSTIVDADRIVVMDQGQIIEQGTHSQLLDMQGAYTTLWNTQQNKTP, encoded by the coding sequence ATGCGTTCAAGTCGAATCCCAGTAGATCCAAATAGACCATTAAATTGGAGCGTATTTAGACAGCTTCTTCCATTTTTAATGGAGTTTAAGCAACGTGTATTTTTTGCCTTGTTGTGCCTAGTAGCAGCTAAAGTAGCCAGTGTATGGTTACCCTTTGTGCTCAAACACACCGTCGATACGTTAAATATCTCCTCACCGGGTAGTCAATTGTTAGTCGTACCTATAGCGTTGATTATTGCTTACGGAGTGCTGCGTTTAATTAATGTATTGATGGGAGAAATTAGAGACACCTTGTTTGGCAGAGTAACCGAACGTGCGATGCGCAGAGTGGGACTGAGGGTGTTTGAGCATCTGCATCAATTGGACCTCAACTTTCATCTCAATCGTCAAACCGGCGGATTATCCAGAGATATTGAACGCGGTACCAGCGGCATCAGCTTTTTGATGCGTTTTATGGTGTTCAACATCGGCCCTACCCTGATTGAAATTGTTATGGTCGTGGGTCTACTATTTTATAACTACGGCCTTAGTTTTGCCCTTATTATTTTAACTGCGGTGATTGTTTATATCACCTTCTCAGTCAAAGCAACTGATTGGCGAACCAAGTATGTTCGTGAAGTTAATTTGGCTGATTCCAGCACCAATTCCCGGGCGATTGATAGCCTATTGAATTATGAAACCGTGAAATACTTCAATAATGAAAAATACGAAGCGAGTCGCTATGATACAGACTTAGCTGGGTGGGAAAGCGCTAGACGTAAAAATCGTCTGTCATTATTTGCCTTAAACGGCGGACAAGCCTTCATCATCGCAGCAGCCATGACTTCCATGATGGCCATGGCGGCATTTGGCGTAGTTGAAGGCAAAATGACCATAGGTGACTTTGTCTTGATCAATGCCTTCACCATGCAAATATTTATGCCCCTGAACTTTCTTGGTTTTGTATATCGCGAAATTCGTGGCTCCTTGGCCAACATTGAAAACCTATTCACTCTACTTGATCAGCAGCCCCAGATTTCCGATGTAAAAGATGCCAAGCCGTTAATTGTAAGCAGCGGAAAAATCATCTTTTCACAAGTGGCATTTCACTATCGACCTGACCGACCTATTTTAAAAAACATATCCTTTGAGATAGCCCCTGGAGAAAAAGTGGCTGTCGTGGGTGAAAGCGGTGCGGGTAAGTCTACCCTTATGAAATTGCTATTTCGCTTTTACGATGTCAGCGCAGGCAAAATCTGTATAGATGGGCAGGATATCAGCCAAGTTCCCCAGCAATCCTTGCGTGAAGCCATAGGTATAGTGCCTCAAGATACAGTGCTGTTTAATGATAGTATTTTTGAAAATGTCCGCTATGGCCGACCGGATGCCAGTGATGACGACGTCCAAAAAGCTATCGATCTCGCCCATCTTCGTGGGTTTGTCAACAGTTTGCCCGATGGTGATAAAACACAAGTGGGTGAGCGGGGATTAAAACTATCCGGTGGTGAAAAGCAGCGTGTCGCGATTGCTCGGACCATTTTAAAACGTCCACCGATTTTAATCTTCGACGAAGCAACATCATCACTCGATAGCCAGTCAGAAAAGTCTATTTTGGACGCGATCAAGGAAATATCGCAAGGTCACACTAGTTTAGTGATTGCCCATCGCCTATCTACCATAGTCGATGCCGATAGAATTGTGGTAATGGATCAGGGGCAAATCATCGAACAAGGCACTCATTCTCAACTTTTAGATATGCAAGGCGCCTACACTACCCTATGGAACACACAGCAGAATAAAACACCATGA
- the rpsO gene encoding 30S ribosomal protein S15 yields MSLTTQETAQILADFGVKEGDTGSPEVQVALLTNNINKLQGHFADHKKDHHSRRGLLRMVSQRRKLLDYLKGKNLERYQDLIKRLGLRR; encoded by the coding sequence ATGTCACTAACTACTCAAGAAACGGCTCAAATCCTTGCTGATTTTGGCGTGAAAGAAGGCGATACAGGTTCACCTGAAGTACAAGTTGCTTTGTTAACCAACAACATCAACAAGTTACAAGGTCACTTCGCTGATCATAAGAAAGATCACCACTCACGTCGTGGTTTGTTACGCATGGTAAGTCAACGTCGTAAATTACTTGATTACCTTAAAGGTAAAAACCTTGAGCGTTACCAAGATTTGATCAAACGTTTAGGTCTACGTCGTTAA